GAACTCCGGCCACGCCTGCTCCGGCGTGCCGAAGCGCGACAGCTCGTCGGCGTACGCGGCCGCGGCGGCATCCGGATCGGCGGCGACGTCACTGGCCGCGATCGCGTGGATGTTGCTCGCCGGCAGCGCGACCCGGTCCAAGAGCGCGGCGCGGGCGGCGCTGTCGTGGCGATCGACGTCGTCCGGCGTCGTGAACACCTCGTCGCCCCACCAGATGTGCACGAGCGACCAGTCGATGTCGGCACGTCGAGGGCTGTCGCCGGCGGCGCGTAGCACCGCAGTGCCGATCTGGCCGCCCGCCAGAGCGATGTGGGTCGTCTTGCCTGCGGCCGATCGACGGGCGAGACGGGACAGCAGGCGTTCGGCGACCGCCGCCGCCAGCGTCGGCGCGTCGGGGCTGATCACGACGCGCTTCTCGGTCCACATCTGCGCCATCGGAACTCCTAGGACTCGCTCGTGGTCGCCGGGCCGAGAAGCTCCCAGCCCTCCGTGATCACTCGACCATACAGGAGGTCCGGATCGAGCCTGCGCAGCTCCTCCGCGAGGCATTCGCGCAGTGTCCGGCGGGGGAGGACGATGTCGTGCGACGGCTGTCCGGGCTGCGTGAGCGTGGCGTCGATGTCGTTCGTCCGCTCGAGCACGATGTCGCCGCTCGCACGCGTCAGCCGCACCTTCTGGATGCCGTGCTCCCATTCCTCCGGGGGCGAGTAGCGCCAGGTGACCGGCACGTCGAGCTTGAGTCGCAGCCATGCGGCGAGCAGACCGGTCGAGGGCGAGCTGCCGGCTCCGACCACCTCGACGCTCGTCACCGGCTCGTAGGGCGGCTGGTCGAGCACCGCCGCCAACTGCTCGCGCCAGTGCGTCAGGCGTGTCCACGCGAGGTCGGTGTCGCCGGGCTCGTACGACGGCCCGAGACGCGAGAGGCGATCCTTGGCGTAGGGCTTCGTCGACGCGTCGGTGATGCGGCGCTGGGCCATGCGTCCGATGTCGGATGCCGCGGGCTCGACGGGCGGGAAGTCCGGCCACCACGCGATGACGGGCGCATCCGGCAGCAGGAGCCCCGTCACGAGGCCCTCCTGGTTGCTCGCGACATCGCCCTGCGCGCGCAGCACCACGACTTCGCTGGCGCCGGCGTCGCCACCGACGCGGATCTGGGCGTCGAGCTTGGCGTCGCCGTCGGGGTTCGCGATCAGCACGATGACGCGCATCGGGTGCTCGCGCGAGGCGTCGTTGGCGGCCTCGATCGCCTCTTCGTGCAGGCCGTGGGTCGTGACGATCACCAGGGTCAGCACCCGACCGAGGGCGACGGCGCCACCCTCCTCGCGCACGCTCACGAGCGAACGCGCGATCTTCGACACCGTGGTGTCGGGCAGGTCGACGATCATGGACGCCTCCAGACGCGGCCGTCGCGGGCCAGGAGTTCATCGGCTGAGGGAGGGCCCCACGAGCCGGGAGAGTATTGTTCGAGCGGTCCGCCCTCGGAGCTCCAGAACTCCTCGACGGGGTCGAGGATCTTCCACGAGAGCTCGACCTCCTCGTGACGGGGGAACAGCGGCGGGTCGCCCAGCAGCACGTCGAGGATGAGGCGTTCGTACGCCTCGGGGCTGGACTCGGTGAATGCGTGGCCGTAGCCGAAGTCCATCGTGACGTCGCGCACCTCGTTGCCCGCACCGGGCACCTTCGAGCCGAACCGGATCGTCACTCCTTCGTCCGGCTGCACGCGGATCACGAGCGCGTTCTGTCCGAGCTCGAGCGTCTGATTGCGCTGGAACAGCAGCTGCGGCGCACGCTTGAAGACGACGGCGATCTCCGTCACCCGCCGCCCCAAGCGCTTGCCCGTGCGCAAGTAGAAGGGCACCCCCGCCCAGCGGCGGGTCGCGATCTCGAGCTTCACGGCCGCGTACGTCTCGGTCGTCGAGTCCGGGTTCATCCCGTCCTCTTCGAGGAAGCCGGTGACCTTCTCGCCACCCTGCCAGCCGCCACCGTACTGACCTCGTGCCGTGGCCGTGGACAGATCATCGGGCAGGCGCACCGCCGCGAGCACCTTCTCCTTCTCCGCGCGCAGATCCTTCGCGTCCATCGAGATGGGCTCCTCCATCGCGGTCAGTGCGAGCAGCTGGAGAAGGTGGTTCTGGATCACGTCGCGTGCCGCGCCGATTCCGTCGTAGTAGCCCGCGCGTCCGCCGACACCGATGTCCTCGGCCATCGTGATCTGCACGTGATCGACGTAATTGGCGTTCCACAGCGGCTCGTACAGCTCGTTCGCGAAGCGCAGTGCGAGGATGTTCTGCACCGTCTCCTTGCCGAGGTAGTGGTCGATGCGGAAGATCGAGTCGGCCGGGAAGGCGACCTCGAGTGTGGCGTTGAGTTCGCGAGCCGTCTGCAGGTCGCTGCCGAACGGCTTCTCGATGACCACCCGACGCCACGCATCCGGGTTGTTCGACTTGTCGTCGACCAGTCCGGACGCCTTCAGCTGCTTGGCCACGATCGGGAAATCGCGCGGCGGGATCGACAGGTAGAACGCGTGGTTTCCCATCGTTCCCCGTTCGACGTCGAGCTTCTCCACCGTCTCGCGCAGACGGCGGAACGCGTCGTCGTCGCCGAACTCGCCCGACACGAAGCGGATGCCCTGCAGCAGCTGCTTCCACGTCTCCTCGCGGAACGGCGTGCGCGCGTACTGACGGACGGCATCGTGGACGACGTTCGCGAAGTCCTGATCCTCCCAGTCGCGACGCGCGAAGCCCACGAGGGCGAAACCGGGAGGCAGAAGTCCACGGTTGGCGAGGTCGTACACGGCCGGCATCAGCTTCTTGCGCGACAGATCGCCTGTCACGCCGAAGATCACCAGTGCGCTGGGACCGGCGATGCGGTTGAGGCGGCGGTCATCGGGATCGCGCAACGGATTGTGGTCGCGCGAAATCTCGGCAATCATCGAGAAAGACTCCTCCTGGTCGCGCTACTGCGCGGCCTCGAACAGGGAAAGCACCTCGACCTGAGGGTCGGTCAGGGTGAGGGTGACCACGGGTCGTCCGTGCGCGACGAGCACATCCGCGTCGCCGGCCGCCTGAGCGGTGATCAACTGACCGAACGTGAACGGGCGACCGGGTATTTCCAGATCGACCTCTCCGGCTCCGATGATCTGCAAGAACACGCCGCTGGCCGGTCCGCCCTTGTGGAACTGCCCCGTCGAGTGCAGGTAGCGGGGACCCCAGCCGAACGTCGTCGGACGGCCCGTGTCGGCGGCGATGAGTTCGCGGATGCCGGAAAGCTGAGGCACCGAGGTGCGATCGGCGTAGGCCTGCACGGCGACGTAGCCGTCGGGACCGAGACGAGCCCACAGGGCGTCCAGCACCCCGGCGAGTGTGCCGGACGCCGCGAGCACGGGATCGGATACGCGGACCTCGACGCCGTTCACCGTGAAGGCGGGTGCGCCGACGTCGGGACGCGCTTCGAGCAGCGCGCGAGCCGCGGCCTTGGCGGACTCGACGTCCGGCTGGTCGAACGGGTTGATGCCCAGCATGCGTCCCGCGATGGCCGTCGCATACTCCCAGACGACGAACTGGGCGCCCAGCGATCCGCTCACGAGCACCTCGTCGGGGTGCTGCTCGATCAGCCGGAAATGCACGGCATCATCCACGAGACGCACGAGCTGCAGGTCTGCCGGGGTCTGGTCGACCTCCGGGGAGAGCGGCAGCAGCACCACGGGAAGGATGCCGGTGCCGTTCTTGCCGGTGGATTCCGCGACGAGCTGCTCGATCCAGTCGGGCAGGCCGGCGATGTGCGTGCCGTCACTGATCAGGCCCAGCTTGTCGCGGCGCGGGTCCCCGCCGGCGATGGCCGCGGCGAGTGTGAGCGCGGGGTTGCGGGGGTCGTCGATGGCGACCTCCAGAAGCGTGGCTTCCGCCTCGTCCAGCAGCTCCGCGATGTCCGCGCCCGCCAGCCCCGAGGGCACCAGCCCGAAAGCGGTGAGCGCCGAATAGCGTCCTCCCACGTTCGGGTCGGCGGTGAACACGCGGTACCCGGCGTCGTGGGCGGACTGCTCGAGCGGGGATCCCGGGTCGGTGACCACGACGATGCGCTCGGCGGGATCGATGCCGAGATCGGACCAGGCAGCCGCGAAGGCGCGCTGCGCGGAGTCGGTCTCGATGGTCGACCCCGACTTCGATGCGACGACGAGCACCGTCTGCGCGAGGCTGCCGGACTCGGCATCCCCGTCGATCGCGGACAGGACCTGTGCCGGGTCGGTCGAGTCGAGGATCACGAGCGGCACGCCCGCCGTGCGCGCGATGACCTCGGGCGCGAGCGAAGAGCCCCCCATCCCCGCGAGCACGACGCGGGTGAGACCGCGCGCGACGAGATTCTCGCGCAGCGCGAGGATCTCGGCGACGAGGGGGCGTGACATGCTGACCGCGTTCACCCATCCGAGGCGGACAGCCGCCTCGGATGCCGCCTCGGGTCCCCACAGGTCGGGGTCGCCGGCGGTGA
The DNA window shown above is from Microbacterium laevaniformans and carries:
- the zwf gene encoding glucose-6-phosphate dehydrogenase, yielding MIAEISRDHNPLRDPDDRRLNRIAGPSALVIFGVTGDLSRKKLMPAVYDLANRGLLPPGFALVGFARRDWEDQDFANVVHDAVRQYARTPFREETWKQLLQGIRFVSGEFGDDDAFRRLRETVEKLDVERGTMGNHAFYLSIPPRDFPIVAKQLKASGLVDDKSNNPDAWRRVVIEKPFGSDLQTARELNATLEVAFPADSIFRIDHYLGKETVQNILALRFANELYEPLWNANYVDHVQITMAEDIGVGGRAGYYDGIGAARDVIQNHLLQLLALTAMEEPISMDAKDLRAEKEKVLAAVRLPDDLSTATARGQYGGGWQGGEKVTGFLEEDGMNPDSTTETYAAVKLEIATRRWAGVPFYLRTGKRLGRRVTEIAVVFKRAPQLLFQRNQTLELGQNALVIRVQPDEGVTIRFGSKVPGAGNEVRDVTMDFGYGHAFTESSPEAYERLILDVLLGDPPLFPRHEEVELSWKILDPVEEFWSSEGGPLEQYSPGSWGPPSADELLARDGRVWRRP
- a CDS encoding glucose-6-phosphate isomerase, which encodes MSFEIHVSGHVKQVVDQTVPGLVDSLIASGITAGDPDLWGPEAASEAAVRLGWVNAVSMSRPLVAEILALRENLVARGLTRVVLAGMGGSSLAPEVIARTAGVPLVILDSTDPAQVLSAIDGDAESGSLAQTVLVVASKSGSTIETDSAQRAFAAAWSDLGIDPAERIVVVTDPGSPLEQSAHDAGYRVFTADPNVGGRYSALTAFGLVPSGLAGADIAELLDEAEATLLEVAIDDPRNPALTLAAAIAGGDPRRDKLGLISDGTHIAGLPDWIEQLVAESTGKNGTGILPVVLLPLSPEVDQTPADLQLVRLVDDAVHFRLIEQHPDEVLVSGSLGAQFVVWEYATAIAGRMLGINPFDQPDVESAKAAARALLEARPDVGAPAFTVNGVEVRVSDPVLAASGTLAGVLDALWARLGPDGYVAVQAYADRTSVPQLSGIRELIAADTGRPTTFGWGPRYLHSTGQFHKGGPASGVFLQIIGAGEVDLEIPGRPFTFGQLITAQAAGDADVLVAHGRPVVTLTLTDPQVEVLSLFEAAQ
- a CDS encoding glucose-6-phosphate dehydrogenase assembly protein OpcA gives rise to the protein MIVDLPDTTVSKIARSLVSVREEGGAVALGRVLTLVIVTTHGLHEEAIEAANDASREHPMRVIVLIANPDGDAKLDAQIRVGGDAGASEVVVLRAQGDVASNQEGLVTGLLLPDAPVIAWWPDFPPVEPAASDIGRMAQRRITDASTKPYAKDRLSRLGPSYEPGDTDLAWTRLTHWREQLAAVLDQPPYEPVTSVEVVGAGSSPSTGLLAAWLRLKLDVPVTWRYSPPEEWEHGIQKVRLTRASGDIVLERTNDIDATLTQPGQPSHDIVLPRRTLRECLAEELRRLDPDLLYGRVITEGWELLGPATTSES
- the pgl gene encoding 6-phosphogluconolactonase, producing the protein MAQMWTEKRVVISPDAPTLAAAVAERLLSRLARRSAAGKTTHIALAGGQIGTAVLRAAGDSPRRADIDWSLVHIWWGDEVFTTPDDVDRHDSAARAALLDRVALPASNIHAIAASDVAADPDAAAAAYADELSRFGTPEQAWPEFYVCFLGVGSDGHVASLFPDRVEIQLTDRTVVAVRDAPKPPPVRVTMTRPVINSARCVWLVVSGTDKAAALGLALAGASYETVPAAGAKGRKKTMFFVDEAAAANVPAELIDQDF